From a region of the Halanaerobium hydrogeniformans genome:
- the pepV gene encoding dipeptidase PepV: MKEKILKQAEKLKDDIIKSTQELIQIPSVKAKKEEKYPYGENVYLALEKALDIASELGFKTKNIDNYAGHIEIGEGEEILGILCHLDVVPEGSNWTYPPYAAEIHAGKIYGRGAIDDKGPTVAALYAMKIVDMLDINLSKKVRLILGTDEESGMESIDYYFKKEKMPELSFSPDAVFPAIHAEKGILDLKFSKKITKNVDSSLQLIALKGGNAANMVADYAEAVIKGIDKNELQNILAEIEYEKDKLQISESKKGLKLSYNGVSAHASLPEDGENAISHLINILAQLPFTESDVADFLEFYQSKIALEYDGSSIGCAEEDDIPTKLTFNSGIVALNQREIKLIVNIRYPVKSSSSKVINSIKNSIKDYNIEVELQSDAEPLYIEKDDLFIQKLMNAYQEITGDKGQPIAIGGGTYARKVKKGVAFGPLFPGQEELAHQKDEYIVIDNLLKSAAIYAKAIIDITG, translated from the coding sequence ATGAAAGAGAAGATATTAAAACAGGCTGAAAAGCTGAAAGATGATATTATTAAAAGCACTCAAGAATTAATACAAATACCAAGTGTTAAAGCAAAAAAAGAAGAAAAATATCCATATGGGGAAAATGTTTATTTAGCTTTAGAAAAAGCTTTAGATATTGCCTCTGAGCTCGGTTTTAAAACAAAAAATATTGATAATTATGCTGGCCATATTGAAATAGGCGAGGGAGAAGAGATTTTAGGTATTTTATGTCATTTAGATGTTGTACCTGAGGGAAGCAACTGGACATACCCTCCCTATGCAGCAGAAATTCATGCAGGAAAGATTTATGGTAGAGGTGCAATAGATGACAAAGGGCCAACTGTTGCTGCACTTTATGCTATGAAAATTGTTGATATGCTTGATATAAATTTAAGTAAAAAAGTAAGATTGATTTTGGGTACTGATGAAGAAAGCGGTATGGAATCTATAGATTATTATTTTAAAAAAGAAAAAATGCCTGAATTATCCTTTAGTCCAGATGCAGTATTTCCGGCTATTCATGCAGAAAAAGGAATTCTTGATCTCAAATTTTCTAAAAAAATCACAAAGAACGTTGATTCAAGCCTCCAATTAATTGCTTTAAAAGGGGGTAATGCTGCTAATATGGTTGCAGATTATGCAGAGGCAGTTATTAAGGGTATAGATAAAAATGAGCTGCAGAATATCCTGGCAGAAATCGAGTATGAAAAAGATAAACTGCAGATAAGCGAAAGTAAAAAAGGATTAAAACTCAGTTATAATGGAGTTTCTGCCCATGCTAGTTTGCCAGAGGATGGGGAAAATGCCATTTCCCATTTAATAAATATCCTTGCTCAATTACCATTTACTGAATCTGATGTTGCTGATTTTCTTGAATTTTATCAAAGTAAAATAGCTTTAGAATATGATGGGAGTTCAATTGGGTGTGCAGAAGAAGATGATATACCGACAAAGTTAACTTTTAATTCTGGGATAGTAGCTTTAAATCAGAGAGAAATAAAGTTAATAGTAAATATTCGCTATCCTGTTAAATCAAGTAGTTCTAAAGTGATAAATTCTATAAAAAATTCCATTAAAGATTATAATATAGAAGTAGAACTGCAGAGTGATGCTGAACCTCTCTATATTGAAAAAGATGATCTTTTTATCCAAAAATTGATGAATGCCTATCAAGAAATAACGGGAGATAAGGGTCAGCCTATCGCAATTGGGGGAGGCACCTATGCCAGAAAGGTGAAAAAAGGAGTTGCATTTGGTCCGCTTTTTCCAGGACAGGAAGAACTGGCTCATCAAAAAGATGAATATATAGTGATAGATAACCTGCTCAAGAGTGCTGCTATTTACGCAAAAGCAATAATTGATATCACAGGGTAA
- a CDS encoding alpha/beta hydrolase, which yields MIKLQIKKISTETKINPLAEEIKLGFNDKSLDKAVLLLHGFAGRSNNWKYIAEKIYQQKNTAVYVPRLPGHGSSSSDFRASNSEQWLRKSVDSYLYLKSNFEKIYLAGLSMGGLLAALLAANFKIEKLSLIAPAFYSRDKKIALTPIGKYFIEKIDHPSAEENKEDLSEEELDYRNNYNKYYYLEQLAELYALMKKARKEISKPKIPTQLIISKNDRTIANTKTLEFLNKKMGQSLKDIKIYQESSHVITNDVEKEKCASDIIDFFFNLQN from the coding sequence GTGATAAAATTGCAAATAAAAAAAATAAGTACAGAAACTAAAATTAATCCCTTAGCTGAAGAAATAAAACTTGGCTTTAATGATAAATCTCTAGATAAAGCAGTTCTGTTGCTCCATGGTTTTGCTGGCAGGAGCAATAACTGGAAATATATCGCAGAAAAAATTTATCAGCAAAAAAATACTGCTGTCTATGTACCAAGACTACCTGGTCATGGAAGCAGCTCAAGTGATTTTAGGGCAAGTAATTCAGAACAGTGGCTGCGCAAAAGTGTTGATAGTTATTTGTATTTAAAAAGTAATTTTGAAAAAATTTACCTTGCCGGATTGTCAATGGGAGGGCTGCTCGCAGCATTATTAGCAGCAAATTTCAAGATCGAAAAGCTCTCTTTAATTGCTCCTGCTTTTTATAGCAGAGATAAAAAAATCGCCCTAACCCCAATCGGTAAATATTTTATTGAAAAAATTGATCATCCATCTGCAGAAGAAAATAAAGAAGATCTTTCAGAAGAAGAACTGGATTATAGAAATAATTACAATAAATATTATTATCTCGAACAGTTGGCCGAATTATATGCTTTGATGAAAAAGGCTAGAAAAGAGATTTCAAAGCCCAAAATACCAACTCAATTAATAATCAGCAAAAATGACCGGACAATTGCCAATACAAAGACTCTGGAGTTTTTAAACAAAAAAATGGGACAATCTTTAAAAGATATAAAAATATATCAAGAATCGTCCCATGTAATTACTAATGATGTTGAAAAAGAAAAATGTGCTTCTGATATAATTGACTTCTTTTTCAATCTACAAAATTAG
- the pepF gene encoding oligoendopeptidase F, with translation MSKELKDRNSISDQYKWNLDHIYADDNSFEIELQKVLQKIEAIKNYKNDFCEDGEKLYNALNEIIKVEEKTSRLYAYAHMKYDQNTKNEKYQNYKNKAMTAYNNLNNSTSFMLPAIIELGEEKLKEYIKENEELSFYEHFFDNIMRQKDHYLSADEEKILALAGEVTQSSENIFSMLNNADLEFPLIEDENGEEIRLTHGRYIDLLKNEDREVRKEAFNGMHGEYEKLDNTFAAVLDSSVKGDIFYARARKYESSLEASLDDDNISVDVYDNLINSISDNLAPLHEYMELKKEMLELDELHIYDTYTPLIKEIDLKFEYEESKDIIKKALQPLGEDYVSIVDKAFNSGWIDVYENKGKRSGAYSSGCYGVHPFILMNYTKDISNLFTLIHEMGHALHSYYTNKNQPYIYSKYKIFVAEVASTLNENLLVDYMLNNAESREEKLYLLNYFLEGFRGTVYRQTMFAEFEKLIHQEVEKGAGLTSQSMQQKYNNLNKKYFGDQLAIDKKLDYEWARIPHFYYNFYVYKYATGYSAATALAEKIKNEGGEAAERYLDFLRAGGSDYPLNILKNAGVNMEKPLVIENAVDKFSRYLKKLKDLI, from the coding sequence TTGTCTAAGGAATTAAAAGATAGAAATTCGATTTCAGATCAATATAAATGGAACTTAGATCATATTTATGCAGATGATAATAGCTTTGAAATAGAACTGCAGAAAGTGTTGCAGAAAATTGAAGCAATAAAAAATTATAAAAATGACTTTTGTGAAGATGGAGAAAAGCTTTATAATGCTTTAAATGAAATTATAAAGGTTGAGGAAAAAACTTCACGTTTATATGCCTATGCTCACATGAAATATGATCAGAATACTAAAAATGAGAAATATCAAAATTATAAAAACAAGGCTATGACTGCCTATAATAATTTGAATAATTCCACCTCATTTATGTTACCTGCAATAATTGAGTTGGGAGAAGAAAAATTAAAAGAATATATTAAAGAAAACGAGGAGTTATCATTTTATGAACATTTTTTTGATAATATAATGAGGCAGAAAGATCATTATTTATCAGCTGATGAAGAAAAGATTTTAGCTCTGGCTGGAGAAGTAACCCAGAGTTCTGAAAATATTTTTAGCATGTTAAACAATGCTGATCTAGAATTTCCGCTAATTGAAGATGAAAATGGAGAAGAAATAAGGCTAACTCACGGTCGATATATCGATCTCTTAAAAAATGAGGATAGGGAAGTTAGAAAAGAGGCTTTTAATGGTATGCATGGCGAATATGAAAAGCTTGATAATACCTTTGCAGCTGTATTAGACAGTAGTGTCAAAGGTGATATTTTTTATGCAAGGGCCAGAAAATATGAAAGTTCTTTAGAAGCCTCACTTGATGATGACAATATCAGTGTTGATGTTTATGATAATTTAATCAACAGTATCTCTGATAACTTAGCCCCCCTACATGAGTATATGGAACTAAAAAAAGAAATGTTAGAACTTGATGAACTACATATTTATGATACATATACTCCATTGATAAAAGAAATCGACCTTAAATTTGAATATGAGGAATCTAAAGATATTATAAAAAAAGCTTTACAACCACTTGGAGAAGATTATGTTTCCATAGTGGATAAAGCCTTTAATTCAGGCTGGATAGATGTTTATGAAAACAAGGGTAAAAGATCAGGGGCCTATTCCAGCGGCTGTTATGGTGTCCATCCTTTTATTCTCATGAATTATACTAAAGATATAAGCAATCTATTTACTTTAATTCATGAAATGGGACATGCTCTGCACAGCTATTATACAAATAAAAACCAACCCTATATCTATTCTAAATATAAGATTTTTGTCGCTGAAGTTGCCTCTACTTTAAATGAAAACTTACTGGTTGATTACATGTTAAATAATGCTGAAAGTAGAGAAGAAAAACTTTATTTATTAAATTATTTTTTAGAAGGTTTTAGAGGAACGGTTTATAGACAGACAATGTTTGCAGAATTTGAAAAATTAATTCATCAAGAGGTAGAAAAAGGAGCGGGTTTAACTTCTCAAAGTATGCAGCAAAAATATAATAATTTGAACAAAAAATATTTTGGAGATCAACTCGCAATTGATAAAAAACTTGATTACGAATGGGCCAGAATCCCGCATTTCTATTATAATTTTTATGTTTATAAATATGCAACAGGTTACTCTGCAGCAACCGCACTGGCAGAAAAAATAAAAAATGAAGGTGGTGAAGCTGCAGAAAGATACCTAGATTTTTTGAGGGCTGGTGGCAGTGATTATCCCTTAAATATCTTAAAAAATGCAGGCGTAAATATGGAAAAACCACTGGTGATAGAAAATGCTGTTGATAAATTTAGCCGCTATTTAAAAAAATTAAAAGACTTAATTTAA
- a CDS encoding methylated-DNA--[protein]-cysteine S-methyltransferase: MEKKNYLTYYPSPIGILKIKFNNSALLRIDFEDKIREIKNNCRENFYQDKKVLKIYNMIFDQLNQYFMGERREFDLPLSLNGSEFQLKVWNCLQKIPYAKTMSYLELAKAIDKPAAARAVGQANNNNPISIIIPCHRVIASDGSLHGYADGIWRKKWLLEHEKRKTQKLRKEDYFCLRN, encoded by the coding sequence TTGGAAAAAAAGAATTATCTTACATATTATCCTTCTCCAATAGGAATCTTGAAAATAAAATTCAATAATTCTGCTTTACTTAGAATTGATTTTGAAGATAAGATTCGAGAAATTAAAAATAATTGTAGAGAAAACTTTTATCAGGACAAAAAAGTCCTAAAAATATATAATATGATTTTTGATCAACTTAACCAGTATTTTATGGGTGAGAGAAGAGAATTTGACTTACCCTTATCCTTAAATGGGAGTGAGTTTCAACTAAAGGTTTGGAATTGTTTACAAAAAATCCCTTATGCTAAAACTATGTCTTATTTAGAGCTTGCAAAAGCTATTGATAAGCCGGCTGCAGCAAGAGCCGTTGGCCAAGCTAATAATAATAATCCCATTTCAATTATTATCCCCTGTCACAGAGTAATAGCCAGTGATGGTAGTTTACATGGTTATGCAGATGGTATCTGGAGAAAAAAATGGCTTTTAGAGCACGAAAAAAGAAAAACTCAAAAGCTTAGAAAGGAAGATTACTTTTGTCTAAGGAATTAA
- the asnS gene encoding asparagine--tRNA ligase, with translation MNYFQRKKIKDILADNIDSYKDVIVMGWVRTKRVSKNIAFIEINDGSCLNNLQIVILNPSEFPLDDINRGASIKVTGYIDKVEGREQDLEMKAEKIDIIGEAPEDFILQKKRHSFEFLREIAHLRARTNTFGVVNRFRSKMSYAVHDYFYNKDFKYIHTPIITSGDAEGAGEIFKVTTLDFEKLAKAENGEIDYSQDFFGKETGLTVSGQLEAELMASALGDVYTFGPTFRAEKSNTSRHASEFWMIEPEMAFCNLDEMMVLIEDFIKKLFTFALNEAAEEMDFFNKQIDKGRREIIANIIEADFAKITYTEAIDILEKSGVDFEYPVSWGIDLQSEHERFLTEKFFKKPIMVKDYPKDIKAFYMRQNDDNKTVAAVDCLVPGVGEIIGGSQREERYEKLKSRMQELKMDLDEYQWFLEIRKYGTVPHSGFGLGFERLLMYLSGMQNIRDIIPFPRTPGTAKF, from the coding sequence ATGAATTATTTTCAACGAAAAAAAATAAAAGATATTCTAGCAGACAATATTGATAGCTATAAAGATGTTATTGTTATGGGCTGGGTAAGAACCAAAAGGGTCTCTAAAAATATCGCCTTTATAGAAATTAATGATGGAAGTTGTTTGAATAATCTGCAAATTGTTATTTTAAATCCTTCAGAATTTCCTCTAGATGATATAAATAGAGGGGCCAGCATAAAGGTTACGGGCTATATAGATAAAGTTGAAGGTAGAGAACAGGATTTAGAGATGAAAGCCGAAAAAATCGATATAATTGGTGAAGCTCCAGAAGATTTTATTCTCCAAAAAAAGAGACACAGTTTTGAATTTTTAAGAGAGATCGCCCATCTGCGGGCAAGAACAAATACTTTTGGGGTTGTTAATAGATTCCGCAGTAAAATGTCATATGCTGTCCATGATTATTTTTATAATAAAGATTTTAAATATATACATACTCCGATTATAACATCAGGTGATGCCGAAGGAGCCGGAGAAATTTTTAAGGTTACTACTCTTGATTTTGAAAAACTAGCAAAAGCTGAAAATGGAGAGATCGATTATAGCCAGGATTTTTTTGGTAAAGAAACCGGCTTAACTGTTAGTGGTCAGCTGGAAGCAGAATTAATGGCTTCTGCTTTAGGAGATGTATATACTTTTGGCCCTACTTTTAGAGCCGAAAAGTCTAATACATCACGTCATGCTTCAGAGTTTTGGATGATAGAACCAGAAATGGCTTTTTGTAATTTAGATGAAATGATGGTTTTAATCGAAGATTTTATTAAAAAACTTTTTACTTTTGCCCTTAATGAAGCAGCAGAAGAAATGGATTTTTTTAACAAACAGATCGATAAAGGGAGAAGAGAAATAATCGCCAATATCATTGAAGCTGATTTTGCTAAAATCACATATACAGAAGCTATTGATATTTTAGAAAAAAGCGGAGTTGATTTTGAATATCCGGTTAGCTGGGGAATTGATCTTCAGTCTGAACATGAGAGGTTTTTGACAGAAAAATTCTTTAAAAAACCAATTATGGTTAAAGATTATCCTAAAGATATAAAAGCTTTTTATATGCGGCAAAATGATGATAATAAAACCGTTGCTGCTGTGGATTGTCTTGTTCCTGGAGTAGGAGAAATCATCGGGGGTAGCCAGAGAGAAGAAAGATACGAAAAATTAAAGTCCAGGATGCAGGAACTAAAGATGGATCTGGACGAATATCAGTGGTTTTTAGAGATCAGAAAATACGGAACAGTACCCCATTCAGGATTTGGACTTGGATTTGAAAGGCTTTTAATGTATTTATCAGGTATGCAAAATATTCGAGATATAATACCTTTCCCTAGGACACCTGGTACTGCAAAATTCTAG
- a CDS encoding desulfoferrodoxin FeS4 iron-binding domain-containing protein: protein MAVKKKGEVYHCEVCGNVVEVKDVGGGTLVCCGQDMTLEEE from the coding sequence ATGGCTGTAAAGAAAAAAGGTGAAGTTTATCATTGTGAAGTTTGTGGTAATGTTGTAGAAGTAAAAGATGTTGGCGGCGGGACTCTCGTCTGCTGTGGACAGGACATGACATTAGAAGAAGAATAG
- a CDS encoding aspartate kinase: MSLIVQKYGGSSVANPELIDNVAKRVIEGYKKGNQMIVVVSAMGDTTDKLIDLMGQITDDPDPREVDMLLTTGEQVSIALLTMAIHSYGYPAISLTGSQMKIKTNEKHNQAIITDIDTSRLLKELAQNKIVIVAGFQGVNDNHDFTTLGRGGSDTTTVAVAAAVEADRCEIYSDVDGVYTADPRIVKNASKLDYISYEEMLELANLGANVLHPRAVELANHYGLKLYIASSFNNKLGTIVRGDDKMEGKQNVVGVASDINEIKITVERIPDQPGVAGKLFNSLADAGVNVDMIIQNLQRDNLNDITFTINNDHEKRAVNVLEKIKPELKINNYNIDRDVAKISIVGAGMQSTPGIAARMFSALGRDQINIQMITTSEIKISCLIKKDLADKAVNVLHEEFSLDRVNK; the protein is encoded by the coding sequence GTGTCACTAATTGTACAAAAATATGGAGGCAGCTCTGTTGCTAATCCAGAGTTGATTGATAATGTAGCAAAAAGAGTAATTGAAGGATATAAAAAAGGCAATCAAATGATTGTTGTTGTTTCAGCAATGGGAGATACAACAGATAAGCTAATCGATTTAATGGGACAGATTACAGATGATCCAGACCCTCGTGAAGTTGATATGCTTTTAACAACTGGAGAACAGGTTTCTATAGCTCTGTTGACAATGGCAATCCATTCTTATGGTTATCCTGCAATTTCATTAACTGGAAGCCAGATGAAGATCAAAACAAATGAAAAACACAACCAGGCAATAATAACCGATATAGATACCAGCAGACTACTTAAAGAACTGGCACAAAACAAAATAGTAATAGTAGCCGGTTTTCAAGGTGTAAATGATAATCATGATTTCACAACACTTGGTAGAGGTGGTTCAGACACCACCACAGTTGCAGTTGCTGCAGCCGTAGAAGCTGATAGATGTGAGATTTATTCTGATGTTGATGGTGTTTATACAGCTGACCCTAGAATCGTTAAAAATGCCAGTAAATTAGATTATATTTCTTATGAAGAAATGCTTGAACTTGCCAATTTAGGTGCTAATGTGCTCCATCCTAGAGCCGTAGAACTGGCAAATCATTATGGTCTAAAATTATATATTGCTTCAAGTTTCAATAACAAATTAGGAACAATTGTTAGAGGAGATGACAAAATGGAAGGAAAACAAAATGTAGTTGGAGTGGCCAGTGATATTAATGAAATAAAAATAACTGTAGAAAGAATACCAGATCAACCTGGAGTAGCTGGTAAATTATTTAATTCTCTAGCTGATGCAGGAGTTAATGTTGATATGATTATTCAGAACCTGCAGCGTGATAATTTAAATGATATTACCTTTACTATTAATAATGATCATGAAAAAAGAGCAGTCAATGTTTTAGAAAAAATAAAACCAGAATTAAAAATTAATAATTATAATATAGATAGAGATGTTGCAAAAATATCTATAGTTGGAGCTGGTATGCAGTCTACTCCTGGTATTGCAGCAAGAATGTTTTCTGCCTTAGGCCGTGATCAAATTAATATTCAAATGATTACAACTTCTGAAATCAAAATTTCTTGTTTAATCAAAAAAGATTTAGCAGACAAAGCAGTAAATGTTTTACATGAAGAATTTTCTCTTGACAGAGTAAATAAATAA
- a CDS encoding homoserine dehydrogenase encodes MINIALLGYGTVGSGFYEILKNNKNKIENIVKEKIKLKHILIKDLNKKRENLEDKSILTDDFNKILMDPEVDIVVELIGGEQAAYQYITNSLKKNKIVITANKLLIAKHYNQLLALAENNDTHIYFEGSVGGGIPIIKAIREHLAGDNIQEIDAILNGTTNYILSIMEEKTISMKETIQKAQEMGYAEQDPEEDLEGYDVLYKICILANLAFDISVNPEDIPCKGIKGITSYDLIYASELGYKIKLIASIKNINNKINIGVRPNLVEKEEYLASIDGVFNGIEVYSRYSQKLSFDGMGAGKYPSANAVISDLIEAAKTIKENKTKMDLNPLEKTTTFDLHAYLEQSFYIRIQIEKDDQTINKIKEIFAEKDLAELFFKDNKTETPLLPVIIITKKIREDKLEKIIKKIESLKGVLTINNIIPIKDTVI; translated from the coding sequence ATGATTAACATTGCCCTATTGGGTTATGGAACTGTAGGCAGTGGCTTTTATGAAATATTAAAAAATAATAAAAATAAAATTGAAAATATAGTTAAAGAAAAAATCAAGCTTAAACATATTTTAATAAAAGATCTTAATAAAAAAAGAGAAAATCTTGAAGATAAATCTATTTTAACTGATGATTTCAATAAAATTTTAATGGACCCCGAAGTAGATATTGTTGTAGAATTAATTGGGGGAGAACAAGCTGCCTATCAATATATCACGAATTCTTTAAAAAAGAATAAAATTGTTATAACAGCTAATAAACTATTGATTGCTAAACATTATAATCAATTACTGGCTTTAGCTGAAAATAATGATACCCATATTTATTTTGAGGGTAGTGTTGGTGGTGGGATTCCAATTATCAAAGCAATAAGAGAACATCTAGCTGGAGATAATATCCAGGAAATAGATGCGATTTTAAATGGTACTACAAATTATATTCTTTCGATTATGGAAGAAAAAACTATCAGTATGAAAGAAACAATTCAAAAAGCACAGGAAATGGGTTATGCAGAACAGGATCCAGAAGAAGATCTAGAAGGTTATGATGTTTTATATAAGATTTGCATTTTAGCGAATTTAGCTTTCGATATTTCGGTAAACCCTGAAGATATTCCCTGTAAAGGTATTAAAGGGATTACAAGTTATGATTTGATTTATGCTTCTGAACTGGGTTATAAAATTAAACTGATAGCAAGTATAAAAAATATAAACAACAAGATAAATATTGGAGTAAGGCCAAATTTAGTTGAGAAAGAAGAGTATTTAGCATCAATTGATGGAGTTTTTAATGGAATAGAAGTTTATTCACGGTATTCACAAAAACTTAGCTTTGATGGTATGGGGGCTGGCAAATATCCCAGTGCAAATGCAGTTATTTCTGATTTGATTGAAGCTGCAAAAACTATTAAAGAAAATAAAACAAAAATGGATCTTAATCCATTAGAAAAAACAACAACATTTGATTTACATGCTTATCTTGAGCAATCATTTTATATTAGGATTCAAATAGAAAAAGATGATCAAACAATAAATAAAATAAAAGAAATTTTTGCAGAAAAAGATCTGGCAGAATTATTTTTTAAAGATAATAAAACAGAAACACCTTTACTGCCGGTAATTATTATAACTAAAAAAATCAGGGAAGATAAATTAGAGAAAATTATCAAAAAAATAGAATCTTTAAAAGGTGTATTAACAATAAATAATATTATTCCTATTAAAGATACAGTTATTTAG
- the thrB gene encoding homoserine kinase: protein MDEFKVPATSANLGPGYDTIGMALNLFNNFKVKKRKDDLIKVKVIDKSNNDHVLKLNPANDLISLAYKSYFNFINQKASGVEIIETMQTPLARGLGSSASAIIGGLTAAAIVSEKVIEEKDFIKLAVLLEKHPDNVVPALVGGLTINYNCNEDYSYYKINVSQNISFVLVVPDYELKTKELRAVLPDKITYPDAIFNLSRTALFTAAFINNEYQLLKKAMEDKIHQPYRKELIEEFDQVLSKAYEWGAYGAALSGAGPTIIAVADKNTEKIAEEMKKPFKARNINCSSFILKGCNYNLYEYLKGRH from the coding sequence AAAGTAAAAAAAAGAAAAGATGATTTAATAAAGGTAAAGGTTATAGATAAGAGCAATAATGATCATGTTTTAAAGCTCAACCCGGCAAATGATTTAATCTCATTAGCTTATAAAAGTTATTTTAACTTTATTAATCAAAAAGCTTCTGGGGTAGAAATTATTGAAACTATGCAAACACCCCTGGCAAGAGGTTTAGGTAGTAGTGCATCCGCAATTATTGGTGGACTTACAGCAGCAGCTATTGTTTCTGAAAAAGTAATTGAAGAAAAAGATTTTATTAAACTTGCAGTTTTACTTGAAAAACATCCTGATAATGTAGTTCCTGCTTTAGTTGGTGGGTTAACAATAAATTATAATTGCAATGAGGACTATAGTTATTATAAAATAAATGTAAGTCAAAATATTTCTTTTGTTTTAGTTGTTCCAGATTACGAATTAAAAACTAAAGAATTGCGGGCAGTTTTGCCAGATAAAATAACTTATCCTGATGCGATCTTTAATTTAAGTAGGACTGCTTTATTTACAGCAGCATTTATTAATAATGAATATCAACTATTAAAAAAGGCAATGGAAGATAAAATACATCAGCCCTACAGAAAAGAATTAATTGAAGAATTTGATCAAGTTTTATCTAAAGCTTATGAATGGGGAGCATATGGGGCAGCTTTGAGTGGAGCTGGACCGACTATAATTGCTGTAGCTGATAAAAATACTGAAAAAATAGCTGAAGAAATGAAAAAACCTTTTAAAGCAAGAAATATTAATTGCAGTAGTTTTATTTTAAAAGGCTGTAATTATAACTTATATGAGTATTTAAAAGGGAGGCACTAA